A stretch of the Azorhizobium caulinodans ORS 571 genome encodes the following:
- the pheT gene encoding phenylalanine--tRNA ligase subunit beta — protein MKFTWSWLQEHLETTQPMDAIVEKLSLIGLEVEGVEDKAKALKPFIVGEVLTAEKHPNADKLRLCTVNIGTGSPVQVVCGAPNARAGIKVVFASPGTVIPATGTELKIGTIRGVESRGMMCSAREMGLSDEHDGIIELPADAPIGAPFADVLGLNDPVIEIAVTPNRADCLGVSGVARDLAAAGLGELMAPRIAPVEGKFPAPLKATLDFGDTPALSPAFALRVVRGVKNGPSPEWLQDKLRAIGLRPINALVDVTNFMTFDRNRPLHVFDLKKVTGDLVVRRAKAGETLLALDGKTYTLDESMCVIADDKGVESLAGVMGGEESGCDESTTDVVIESALWDPINIAQTGRKLGLNSDARFRFERGIDPAFTLPGLDLATHLILDICGGEPSEVVLAGAIPDTTRTIAFPLSEVKRLSGLEASREEIVGVLEALGFTVSGSGESVDVVPPSWRGDVEGKADLVEEVVRILGLERVTPTEFPRENARRPVLTPLQQRTRKARRALAARGLVEAVTWSFVSTPQAELFGGGAAELALINPIASDLSDMRPSLLPGLIRSGQANADRGFGDVALFEVGQVFAGDRPLDQRQQASGIRRATARPSGAGRHWDGKAESVTAFDAKADALAVLAACGAPVANLQVTRDAPGWYHPGRSGVFRLGPNVIGTFGELHPSVLEALDVAGPVVAFEITLDRIPEPKAKPTKVKPLLDLSAFQPVKRDFAFVVDRAVAAGDIVKAAQGVDKKLITEVNVFDLYEGAGVGEEKKSVAIEVTLQPRERTLTDAEIEAVAGKIVADVTKKTGATLRG, from the coding sequence ATGAAGTTCACCTGGTCCTGGCTCCAAGAGCATCTGGAAACCACGCAGCCGATGGACGCCATCGTCGAGAAGCTGTCCCTCATCGGCCTTGAAGTGGAAGGCGTCGAGGACAAGGCGAAGGCACTGAAGCCCTTCATCGTCGGTGAAGTGCTCACCGCGGAGAAGCATCCCAACGCCGACAAGCTGCGCCTGTGCACCGTCAACATTGGCACCGGCAGCCCGGTGCAGGTGGTCTGCGGCGCGCCCAATGCGCGGGCCGGCATCAAGGTGGTGTTCGCCTCCCCCGGCACGGTCATCCCCGCCACCGGGACCGAGCTGAAGATCGGCACCATCCGCGGCGTCGAGAGCCGGGGCATGATGTGCTCCGCCCGCGAGATGGGCCTCTCCGACGAGCACGACGGCATCATCGAGCTGCCCGCCGATGCGCCCATCGGTGCGCCCTTCGCGGACGTGCTCGGCCTCAACGATCCGGTGATCGAGATCGCGGTGACCCCCAACCGCGCCGACTGCCTCGGCGTCTCCGGCGTGGCACGTGATCTGGCCGCCGCCGGCCTTGGCGAACTCATGGCCCCGCGCATCGCCCCGGTGGAAGGCAAGTTCCCCGCGCCCCTCAAGGCGACGCTCGATTTCGGCGACACGCCCGCGCTCAGCCCCGCCTTCGCGCTGCGCGTGGTGCGCGGCGTGAAGAACGGCCCCTCCCCCGAGTGGCTGCAGGACAAGCTGCGCGCCATCGGCCTGCGCCCCATCAACGCGCTCGTGGACGTCACCAATTTCATGACCTTCGACCGCAACCGGCCGCTGCACGTCTTCGACCTGAAGAAGGTGACGGGGGATCTCGTGGTGCGCCGGGCGAAGGCGGGCGAGACCCTGCTGGCGCTGGACGGCAAGACCTACACGCTCGACGAGAGCATGTGCGTGATCGCCGACGACAAGGGCGTGGAGAGCCTGGCCGGCGTGATGGGCGGCGAGGAGAGCGGCTGCGACGAGAGCACCACCGACGTGGTGATCGAAAGCGCGCTGTGGGACCCCATCAACATCGCCCAGACCGGCCGCAAGCTGGGGCTGAACTCGGACGCGCGCTTCCGCTTCGAGCGGGGCATCGATCCGGCATTCACCCTGCCGGGTCTCGACCTTGCGACCCACCTCATCCTCGACATCTGCGGCGGCGAGCCCTCAGAAGTGGTGCTGGCGGGCGCCATCCCCGACACCACCCGCACCATCGCCTTCCCCCTCTCCGAGGTGAAGCGCCTGTCCGGCCTCGAAGCCTCGCGCGAGGAGATCGTCGGCGTGCTGGAAGCCCTCGGCTTCACCGTCTCCGGCTCGGGCGAGAGCGTGGACGTGGTGCCGCCCTCCTGGCGCGGCGATGTGGAAGGCAAGGCGGACCTCGTGGAAGAGGTGGTGCGCATCCTCGGCCTCGAGCGCGTGACGCCGACCGAATTCCCGCGCGAGAACGCCCGCCGCCCGGTGCTCACCCCCCTCCAGCAGCGCACCCGCAAGGCGCGCCGGGCGCTCGCCGCGCGCGGGCTCGTGGAGGCCGTCACCTGGTCCTTCGTCTCCACGCCGCAGGCGGAACTGTTCGGCGGCGGAGCGGCGGAACTCGCCCTCATCAATCCCATCGCCTCCGACCTCTCGGACATGCGCCCCAGCCTGCTGCCGGGCCTCATCCGCTCGGGTCAGGCCAATGCGGATCGCGGTTTCGGCGATGTGGCGCTGTTCGAGGTGGGCCAGGTGTTCGCCGGTGACCGCCCGCTGGACCAGCGCCAGCAGGCCTCCGGCATCCGCCGCGCCACCGCCCGCCCGAGCGGCGCGGGCCGCCACTGGGACGGGAAGGCCGAGAGCGTCACCGCCTTCGACGCCAAGGCCGATGCGCTGGCCGTGCTCGCCGCCTGCGGCGCGCCGGTGGCCAACCTCCAGGTCACGCGCGATGCGCCCGGCTGGTATCACCCCGGCCGCTCGGGCGTGTTCCGCCTCGGCCCGAACGTGATCGGCACCTTCGGCGAACTGCACCCCTCGGTGCTGGAAGCGCTCGATGTGGCCGGCCCCGTGGTGGCGTTCGAGATCACGCTGGACCGCATTCCCGAGCCCAAGGCCAAGCCCACCAAGGTGAAGCCGCTGCTCGACCTCTCCGCCTTCCAGCCGGTGAAGCGCGACTTCGCCTTCGTGGTGGACCGGGCGGTGGCGGCCGGCGACATCGTCAAGGCAGCGCAGGGCGTGGACAAGAAGCTCATCACCGAGGTGAACGTGTTCGACCTCTATGAGGGCGCGGGCGTCGGCGAGGAGAAGAAGTCGGTGGCCATCGAGGTCACGCTCCAGCCCCGCGAGCGCACGCTGACCGACGCCGAGATCGAGGCGGTCGCGGGCAAGATCGTCGCCGATGTGACCAAGAAGACCGGCGCCACGCTGCGCGGGTGA
- a CDS encoding flavin monoamine oxidase family protein — translation MVPPDPFRSPADGAFEARRVLRGLTRRALLAGAFALPAFARALGQGTAGPVDVIIIGAGAAGIAAARKVAAAGRTYALIEASKRIGGRVLTDTASFGLPLDLGASRLYLPGASSLAELARQSGGELDLAPSGARLYTGAREATDTQYEDFAATVRRVERAIGAAGDAGRDLPAARVLPPDLGAFGAAASFFVGPLRCAKDLDQVSTVDFSRAEDREEALLAPNGFGPLLAQLASALTVRMDTAATSVDIGSRIVEVRTNRGTVTGRTVVVAVPPSLMLAGKLRILPMLPTRQRAAVERITLGAREKVAFLLPGNPLRAADDETIIVQAGTQRPLVLKARVGGSDLHVAEVGGPQAQALSDGGSNAGADYVKAALIADFGTDIGKRMGKVVQTRWSKEPWTLGGISCALPGSGNMRRAFTEVVANRLIFAGEHTHETLWGTLAGAWASGERAAGQALRLLGVQGASLAP, via the coding sequence ATGGTGCCGCCTGATCCGTTCCGTTCCCCCGCCGACGGGGCCTTCGAGGCCCGGCGCGTCCTGCGCGGCCTCACCCGCCGCGCGCTGCTGGCGGGTGCCTTCGCCTTGCCGGCCTTTGCACGGGCACTCGGCCAGGGCACGGCGGGGCCGGTGGATGTCATCATCATTGGCGCGGGCGCGGCCGGCATCGCTGCCGCCCGCAAGGTGGCTGCCGCCGGGCGCACCTATGCGCTGATCGAAGCCTCCAAACGCATCGGCGGCCGGGTGCTGACCGACACCGCAAGCTTTGGTCTGCCGCTCGATCTCGGTGCGAGCCGGCTTTATCTGCCCGGGGCCAGTTCGCTGGCCGAACTCGCCCGCCAGTCGGGCGGCGAGCTGGATCTCGCCCCGAGCGGGGCCCGCCTCTACACGGGCGCCCGCGAGGCCACCGACACGCAATATGAGGATTTCGCCGCCACTGTCCGCCGGGTCGAGCGCGCCATCGGCGCCGCGGGCGATGCGGGCCGTGACCTGCCGGCGGCGCGCGTGCTGCCGCCCGATCTTGGGGCCTTCGGCGCCGCCGCCAGCTTCTTTGTCGGGCCGTTGCGCTGTGCCAAGGACCTCGATCAGGTCTCGACCGTGGACTTCTCCCGCGCCGAGGACCGGGAGGAGGCGCTGCTGGCGCCCAACGGCTTCGGCCCACTGCTGGCACAACTCGCCTCCGCCCTTACGGTGCGCATGGACACGGCGGCGACGAGCGTGGACATCGGCAGCCGCATCGTCGAGGTGCGCACCAATCGCGGCACGGTGACCGGTCGCACGGTCGTCGTTGCCGTGCCGCCAAGCCTGATGCTCGCTGGCAAGCTGCGCATCCTTCCCATGCTCCCCACCCGCCAGCGGGCGGCGGTGGAGCGCATCACATTGGGTGCCCGCGAGAAGGTGGCCTTCCTGCTGCCGGGCAACCCGCTGCGCGCGGCGGACGACGAGACGATCATCGTGCAGGCCGGCACCCAGCGTCCACTGGTCCTGAAAGCCCGCGTCGGCGGCAGCGACCTGCATGTGGCGGAGGTCGGCGGCCCGCAGGCGCAGGCCCTCTCGGACGGCGGATCGAATGCAGGCGCCGATTATGTGAAGGCGGCGCTCATCGCCGATTTCGGCACCGACATCGGCAAGCGCATGGGCAAGGTGGTGCAGACGCGCTGGAGCAAGGAGCCCTGGACGCTGGGCGGCATCTCCTGCGCCCTGCCGGGCAGCGGCAACATGCGCCGCGCGTTCACGGAAGTGGTGGCGAACCGCCTGATCTTCGCTGGCGAACACACCCACGAGACGCTCTGGGGCACGCTGGCCGGTGCCTGGGCTTCCGGCGAACGCGCCGCCGGCCAGGCCCTGCGCCTGCTGGGCGTGCAGGGGGCTAGCCTCGCGCCTTAG
- a CDS encoding polyprenyl synthetase family protein, translated as MTSPSDLLAARFQAVAAATEQRLIEALADAPLEGERTRPSHLMAAMRHGSLDGGKRLRPLLVVESAALFGVPLARAITAAAALECVHCYSLIHDDLPAMDNDLLRRGRPTVHVAFGEETAILAGDGLLTLAFDLLAGEDAHPDAQVRIALVRLLARASGIGGMVGGQMLDLAAEGRFSGGTPQALSEADIRTLQAMKTGALLRAGVEMGALLGGADAEARAALAAYGTALGVAFQIADDILDIEGDAAALGKSVGKDAQAGKATLVSALGMERARALLADLVAEAGGALAPFGAQGAVLAEVARFVATRQN; from the coding sequence GTGACCAGCCCTTCCGACCTTCTGGCCGCGCGGTTCCAGGCCGTGGCCGCCGCCACGGAGCAGCGCCTGATCGAGGCGCTGGCCGACGCCCCACTGGAGGGCGAGCGCACCCGCCCGTCCCACCTGATGGCGGCCATGCGCCACGGGTCCCTCGACGGCGGCAAGCGGCTGCGGCCTTTGCTCGTGGTGGAAAGCGCGGCCCTGTTCGGCGTGCCGCTGGCGCGGGCCATCACCGCCGCCGCGGCGCTTGAATGCGTGCATTGCTATTCGCTGATCCATGACGACCTGCCGGCGATGGACAACGACCTGCTCCGCCGGGGGCGCCCGACCGTGCATGTGGCCTTCGGGGAAGAGACGGCGATCCTTGCCGGTGACGGCCTGCTGACCTTGGCCTTTGATCTTCTGGCGGGCGAGGACGCCCATCCGGACGCGCAGGTGCGCATCGCGCTCGTGCGCCTGCTGGCGCGGGCCTCTGGCATCGGCGGCATGGTGGGCGGGCAGATGCTGGATCTGGCGGCCGAGGGCCGCTTCTCCGGCGGCACCCCGCAGGCGCTGTCCGAGGCGGATATTCGCACCCTTCAGGCCATGAAGACCGGCGCGCTGCTGCGGGCTGGCGTGGAGATGGGCGCACTGCTGGGCGGTGCCGATGCTGAGGCTCGCGCGGCCCTCGCCGCCTATGGCACGGCGCTGGGCGTCGCCTTCCAGATCGCCGACGACATTCTCGACATCGAGGGCGATGCTGCGGCGCTGGGCAAGTCCGTCGGCAAGGATGCGCAGGCGGGCAAGGCGACGCTCGTCTCGGCGCTCGGCATGGAGCGGGCGCGGGCGCTGCTCGCGGACCTCGTGGCGGAAGCCGGTGGTGCGCTCGCCCCCTTTGGTGCGCAGGGCGCTGTGCTGGCGGAAGTCGCCCGTTTCGTCGCCACCCGGCAGAACTGA
- the mtgA gene encoding monofunctional biosynthetic peptidoglycan transglycosylase, protein MGTLRWIARIVIGLVAIPLVLSILYTVVNPVSTLMIGRWLTGQRVERVWTPIERMSPILVRTVIASEDARFCQHWGVDIGEIRAALARADDDVDEARGASTIPMQVAKNLFLWPGRSFIRKGMELPLALWIDLVLSKRRLMEIYLNIAEWGPNGEFGVEAGAERAFRKSAAQVTAPEAALLAVMLPNPIRRDAGRPSAGVQRLAARLDRRVDQEGPEIVSCLGLAR, encoded by the coding sequence ATGGGCACACTTCGTTGGATCGCACGGATCGTCATCGGGCTCGTTGCGATCCCTCTCGTCCTGTCCATCCTCTACACCGTGGTGAACCCGGTCTCGACTCTGATGATCGGCCGCTGGCTCACCGGGCAGCGGGTGGAGCGCGTCTGGACACCCATCGAGCGCATGTCGCCCATCCTCGTGCGCACGGTCATCGCCTCCGAGGATGCCCGCTTCTGCCAGCACTGGGGCGTGGACATCGGCGAGATCCGGGCGGCGCTCGCCCGCGCCGACGACGACGTGGACGAGGCACGCGGCGCCTCCACCATTCCCATGCAGGTGGCCAAGAACCTGTTCCTCTGGCCCGGCCGCTCTTTCATCCGCAAGGGCATGGAGCTGCCGCTGGCGCTCTGGATCGACCTCGTGCTCTCCAAGCGCCGGCTGATGGAGATCTATCTCAACATCGCCGAGTGGGGGCCGAACGGCGAATTCGGTGTTGAGGCCGGCGCTGAACGCGCCTTTCGCAAGAGCGCGGCGCAGGTCACGGCGCCCGAGGCGGCGCTTCTGGCGGTGATGCTGCCGAACCCCATCCGCCGCGATGCCGGCCGTCCCTCTGCCGGCGTCCAGCGCCTTGCCGCGCGGCTGGACCGGCGTGTCGATCAGGAAGGCCCGGAGATCGTCTCCTGCCTGGGGCTTGCACGCTGA
- a CDS encoding septation protein A, translating to MTEPASGQTPPLPPAAPKPKMGLGMKLALEMGPLALFFAGNSYGGIYVATGVFMVATAAALLAMWVLARKIAVMPLVSAIVVMVFGTLTLVLQDDHFIKIKPTLVNALFGALLLGGLVFRKPLLPYVLDGMVKLTDEGWRILTIRWGVFFLVMAVLNEVVWRSVSTDTWVNFKTFGYLPLTFLFAMAQAPLMARHEAKPAEGEA from the coding sequence ATGACCGAACCCGCATCCGGCCAGACGCCACCGCTTCCCCCTGCCGCGCCCAAGCCGAAGATGGGCCTCGGCATGAAGCTGGCGCTGGAGATGGGACCGCTGGCCCTGTTCTTTGCCGGCAATTCCTATGGCGGGATCTATGTGGCGACCGGCGTCTTCATGGTGGCGACCGCTGCCGCGCTGCTCGCCATGTGGGTGCTGGCACGAAAGATCGCGGTGATGCCGCTGGTCTCGGCCATCGTCGTCATGGTGTTCGGCACGCTGACGCTGGTGCTGCAGGACGACCATTTCATCAAGATCAAGCCGACGCTCGTGAACGCCCTATTCGGCGCGCTGCTGCTGGGCGGGCTCGTCTTCCGCAAGCCGCTCCTGCCTTACGTGCTCGACGGCATGGTGAAGCTCACCGATGAGGGCTGGCGCATCCTCACCATCCGCTGGGGTGTGTTCTTCCTCGTCATGGCGGTGCTGAACGAGGTGGTCTGGCGCTCGGTCTCCACCGACACCTGGGTCAACTTCAAGACCTTCGGCTACCTGCCGCTCACCTTCCTGTTCGCCATGGCGCAGGCCCCGCTCATGGCCCGTCATGAGGCCAAGCCGGCCGAAGGCGAGGCGTAA
- a CDS encoding DsbE family thiol:disulfide interchange protein: MTTPETPRRRRPLFVILPLAVFLALAALFFVRLFAGDPSRIPSALVGKAAPAIDLQPLAGLSGSSGPVPGITSAQLKGKVALVNVWASWCVPCREEHPVLMGLSRDPRILLVGLNYKDQPDNARRFLGTFGLPYAAVGVDASGRSAIDWGVYGVPETFVLAPDGTIAQKFVGPLSEQTVREQLMPLIERLSGKPAA, translated from the coding sequence ATGACGACGCCTGAAACGCCGCGCCGCCGCCGGCCCCTCTTCGTCATCCTGCCTCTGGCGGTGTTCCTCGCGCTCGCCGCCCTCTTCTTCGTGCGGCTGTTCGCGGGCGACCCCTCGCGCATCCCCTCGGCGCTGGTGGGCAAGGCGGCGCCCGCCATCGACCTCCAGCCCCTTGCCGGACTGTCGGGTTCGTCCGGTCCCGTGCCGGGCATCACCTCGGCCCAGCTCAAGGGCAAGGTGGCGTTGGTCAACGTCTGGGCGTCCTGGTGCGTGCCCTGCCGGGAGGAGCATCCCGTGCTGATGGGGCTTTCGCGCGATCCGCGCATCCTGCTGGTCGGGCTCAATTACAAGGACCAGCCGGACAATGCCCGGCGCTTCCTTGGCACCTTCGGCCTGCCTTATGCGGCGGTGGGGGTGGATGCCTCCGGCCGTTCCGCCATCGACTGGGGCGTCTATGGCGTGCCGGAGACCTTCGTGCTCGCCCCCGACGGCACCATCGCGCAGAAGTTCGTCGGCCCGCTCTCGGAGCAGACGGTCCGCGAGCAGCTGATGCCGCTCATCGAGCGGCTCAGCGGCAAGCCGGCGGCCTGA
- the ccmD gene encoding heme exporter protein CcmD, producing the protein MNYDLFIGAAYGVAILGLGGLTLALILDNRAQRRALKELEARGIRRRAQRG; encoded by the coding sequence ATGAATTACGACCTCTTCATCGGGGCGGCCTATGGCGTCGCCATTCTCGGCCTCGGCGGGCTGACGCTGGCGCTGATCCTCGACAACCGCGCCCAGCGCCGGGCGCTCAAGGAACTGGAAGCCCGCGGCATCCGCCGCCGGGCCCAGCGGGGGTGA
- a CDS encoding heme ABC transporter permease: protein MGILALANPTRFVWLSDRVLPWLSWAAVVVLAAGLFLAFRAPPDYQQGETVRIMYIHVPFAWLAMFGYSLMAMSSLGVLVWRHPLADVAHKALAPVGATFTCLCLITGALWGRPMWGTYWVWDARLTSVLVLFLLYLGVMALRAAIDDPNRAGRAAAVLTLVGFINVPIVKFSVDWWNTLHQPASVFRMGGSTIDGSLLWPLLTCATGFTLLFLALHMLAMRTEILRRRVQALEARAAARDGA from the coding sequence ATGGGAATTCTCGCGCTTGCCAACCCGACCCGTTTCGTCTGGCTCTCCGACCGCGTCCTGCCCTGGCTCAGCTGGGCGGCGGTGGTGGTGCTGGCCGCCGGCCTGTTCCTCGCCTTCCGCGCGCCGCCGGACTACCAGCAGGGTGAGACGGTGCGGATCATGTACATCCACGTGCCCTTCGCCTGGCTCGCCATGTTCGGCTATTCGCTGATGGCCATGTCCTCGCTGGGCGTGCTGGTGTGGCGCCATCCGCTGGCGGACGTGGCGCACAAGGCGCTGGCCCCGGTCGGTGCCACCTTCACCTGCCTGTGCCTCATCACCGGCGCCCTGTGGGGGCGGCCCATGTGGGGCACTTACTGGGTGTGGGACGCGCGCCTCACCTCCGTGCTTGTGCTGTTCCTGCTCTATCTGGGCGTGATGGCCCTGCGCGCGGCCATCGATGATCCCAACCGCGCCGGCCGCGCCGCCGCCGTGCTGACGCTGGTGGGCTTCATCAACGTGCCCATCGTGAAGTTCTCCGTGGACTGGTGGAACACGCTGCACCAGCCGGCCTCGGTGTTCCGCATGGGCGGCTCCACCATCGACGGCAGCCTGCTCTGGCCGCTGCTCACCTGCGCCACCGGCTTCACTTTGCTTTTCCTGGCTCTGCACATGCTGGCGATGCGCACGGAAATCCTGCGCCGACGCGTGCAGGCCCTCGAGGCGCGGGCGGCCGCGCGGGACGGCGCCTGA
- the ccmB gene encoding heme exporter protein CcmB — translation MTSAFLAIVRRDLKLALRSGGGAGLGVVFFLSVVTIMPFAVGPDLALLARIGPAVLWIGALLASLIGLERLFAADVEDGSLDALSLSALPLELVTAAKGLAHWLATGLPLVLASPVLALMLNLDPQAIGAVVLTLLVGTPAVTALGLIGAAFSGAFRRGGLLIAVLVLPLAIPVLIFAVSATSAAITGPVPFGTPFRILIGLTLFALVLGPVAAAAALRTGR, via the coding sequence ATGACGTCCGCTTTCCTCGCCATCGTGCGGCGCGATCTGAAACTGGCGTTGCGCTCGGGCGGCGGCGCCGGGCTGGGCGTCGTCTTCTTTCTCTCGGTGGTGACGATCATGCCGTTCGCCGTCGGGCCCGATCTCGCCTTGCTGGCGCGAATCGGACCGGCAGTGCTGTGGATCGGCGCGCTGCTGGCGAGCCTCATCGGGCTGGAGCGGCTGTTCGCCGCGGATGTGGAGGACGGCTCGCTGGACGCCCTGTCCCTGTCCGCCTTGCCGCTGGAGCTCGTCACCGCCGCCAAGGGGCTCGCCCATTGGCTCGCCACCGGCCTGCCACTGGTGCTGGCATCCCCCGTGCTGGCGCTGATGCTGAACCTCGACCCTCAGGCCATCGGCGCGGTGGTGCTGACGCTGCTCGTGGGCACGCCGGCGGTGACGGCGCTGGGCCTGATCGGCGCGGCCTTCTCCGGCGCCTTCCGGCGCGGCGGCCTGCTGATCGCGGTGCTGGTGCTGCCGCTGGCCATCCCGGTGCTGATCTTCGCGGTTTCGGCTACCAGCGCCGCCATCACTGGCCCCGTGCCCTTCGGCACGCCGTTCCGCATCCTCATCGGGCTGACGCTGTTCGCGCTGGTGCTGGGGCCGGTCGCGGCGGCCGCAGCGCTCCGGACCGGGCGTTGA
- the ccmA gene encoding heme ABC exporter ATP-binding protein CcmA, with amino-acid sequence MPSAGGANTAPILHAQGLSCQRGQRKLFSRLSFEMQAGHALIVVGPNGAGKSSLLRIVAGLLTPTEGNVALRGTDPDLSLKEQLHYLGHDDALKGALSVRENLSFWRDVLGATGLSPADALEEVGLGGLDRLPASVLSAGQKRRLAIARLLVSKRLLWVLDEPTTALDVTAQARFAELARDHLSCGGLILAATHTPLDFGPNVSELRLGKAATGGA; translated from the coding sequence ATGCCCTCGGCCGGCGGGGCGAATACCGCGCCGATCCTTCATGCACAAGGCCTTTCGTGCCAGCGCGGACAACGGAAACTTTTCTCACGTTTGTCGTTCGAAATGCAGGCCGGCCATGCACTTATCGTGGTCGGTCCAAACGGTGCCGGAAAGTCCTCGCTCCTGCGCATCGTCGCGGGGCTCCTGACCCCTACGGAAGGCAACGTCGCGCTGCGCGGAACGGATCCCGATCTCTCCCTCAAGGAGCAGCTTCACTACCTCGGCCATGACGACGCGCTGAAGGGGGCGCTCTCGGTGCGCGAGAACCTGTCCTTCTGGCGCGATGTGCTGGGCGCGACGGGTCTTTCGCCGGCTGATGCGCTGGAGGAGGTGGGCCTCGGCGGCCTCGATCGCCTGCCGGCCTCGGTGCTCTCCGCAGGCCAGAAGCGCCGCCTCGCCATCGCGCGGTTGCTGGTGTCGAAACGGCTGTTGTGGGTGCTGGACGAGCCGACCACGGCGCTCGACGTGACGGCGCAGGCGCGCTTCGCGGAGCTGGCCCGCGACCATCTGTCCTGCGGCGGCCTCATCCTGGCCGCGACGCATACGCCCCTCGACTTCGGGCCGAACGTCTCCGAATTGCGCCTCGGCAAGGCGGCGACGGGAGGGGCGTGA